A genome region from bacterium includes the following:
- a CDS encoding response regulator: protein MKKVLLVDDDSAFLESLKDGLEQYDDGIGYLVAADGEEALRVLEKNEVVTLVTDLKMPHLDGYGLITRVLEQNPEIPCIVMTAHGSGELERTFEAYSIEYVEKPIDMDHLHRVVVKTVRHWGEQGQLRGASLPGFVQMVELERKSCRVEVCRSFGGDRGVLCFTEGRLLDAGLGHLPPREAALEILGWQEVYIRIRTQRSRCRPRISTPLMELILEAARLADEKNRDNPHPASGFDALDESLCESEPDGQPEPDIAERRDEKPEDDGGVPRIVLENGAMLGLNELLEKFGGLSESDGVAVYSPDGELRGFFLPLPRLARMVRLEE from the coding sequence ATGAAAAAGGTCCTCTTGGTTGACGACGACTCCGCCTTCCTGGAGTCCCTCAAGGACGGCCTGGAGCAATACGACGACGGAATCGGTTACCTCGTCGCCGCCGACGGCGAGGAGGCCCTGCGCGTTCTGGAGAAAAACGAGGTCGTCACCCTGGTCACGGACCTGAAAATGCCCCACCTGGACGGGTACGGGCTCATCACCCGCGTCCTCGAACAGAACCCGGAAATACCCTGCATCGTGATGACCGCCCACGGCAGCGGTGAGCTCGAACGGACCTTCGAGGCCTACTCCATCGAGTACGTGGAGAAGCCCATTGACATGGACCATCTTCATCGAGTGGTAGTCAAGACGGTGAGGCATTGGGGCGAGCAGGGTCAGCTGCGGGGGGCGAGCCTCCCCGGTTTCGTCCAGATGGTGGAGCTGGAGCGGAAGAGCTGCCGGGTGGAAGTCTGCCGGTCCTTCGGCGGCGATCGGGGCGTTCTGTGCTTCACCGAGGGTCGTCTGCTGGACGCGGGGCTCGGCCACCTGCCTCCCCGGGAGGCGGCGCTCGAAATCCTGGGCTGGCAGGAGGTATACATCCGGATTCGTACGCAACGGAGCAGGTGCCGACCGCGGATATCCACCCCTCTCATGGAGCTCATACTGGAGGCCGCCCGTCTAGCCGACGAGAAGAACCGGGATAATCCTCACCCGGCGTCGGGATTCGACGCCCTGGACGAATCCCTCTGCGAGTCCGAGCCCGATGGGCAACCGGAGCCGGACATTGCGGAGCGGAGGGATGAAAAGCCGGAAGACGACGGTGGTGTTCCCCGGATCGTCCTGGAGAATGGCGCGATGCTGGGGCTGAACGAGCTGTTGGAAAAGTTCGGCGGGCTCTCCGAATCCGATGGTGTCGCCGTCTATTCCCCCGACGGCGAGCTACGGGGTTTCTTCCTGCCGCTTCCCCGCCTGGCCCGGATGGTCCGGTTGGAGGAGTGA